The sequence below is a genomic window from Leishmania braziliensis MHOM/BR/75/M2904 complete genome, chromosome 4.
GCACCAGCACCTCCCCACTCGGTGGGTGGAACGAAGCTCCagcctcccccactcccctACCCCTGGCCTTGCCACTACCGAGCCACTGCTGGTCGTGACAGCGTCAAGCACCTACAACGtaggggaggtcagagcgatgcatcgctacGGGTGTCGGCGGTGAGGTCCTgggtggcgttgcgtcggagcgacccgCGACAGCAAACGCGTCTGTGTCATCCATGTGATGGACACTGCGTGAGCCTGACTCGAGCGCAtcccacccggccctcgctgcctactggtCTGGGGAGTCTGCCCCACTCCCCAAGTGATGTACCAGATGGTGGCCGGCACAGTGGGAGCGTCTGTAGGGGTGACCTGCGGAGCGAGGGGTAGAGTTTGACGCAGGagccgtgctccgatgactgAGTCTGCGCATTGCCGTAgcgcgtgtgtctacggctggctcgcaccgcgcgatggGCCCTGCGAGACAGGCCGTGGCGAGGGGTGGTGGTCGAGTGGGGGAGCTCGACCTCATGTGTTGCGTGACAGAAGGGCTGGACTCGTTAGGAGAAAACGACAAGTGCTGCTCGTgcagaaacacacacacccacacccacacacccactgAGTCCGTAGCCACGGCTGGGTGGTACACACGCGACTTCCATGAGCGTGTATATGTGTCGACCCCGTAGGCGCGACGCCGGCTTCTATCCACTCGGTCAAGTGACTTGGCCCTGTGCGTAGCTGCTCAGGGAAGCCGGAGGGTGTGaggcagggaggaggaggaggagttcGAGGTGCACGTCCGTTACGAGAAGGGGAGCGAGGGTACAgcggtgggtgcgtgtgGCTTGACGAAAATgagcgggggtggggtagGGAAGGGCGCGGGTGAAAAGGAGAGGTCATCCGCACGacgctcctcttctcttttttgtgcGCGTGGCCcgggagagaaaaacacgCCAAGCCCAATCCCTACACCTCAGCCGCCCTTCCCCCACCTCCCACGCACCCCATCACCACCCCTCCGCGCATACACCAGTGCTTCTCATATCATCTTCGTCTCGCACACTCCCCCCTCATCTATCCTCTTAGCGGCGAAAAGgccccaccgcctccgccgccccccAACGCGCCCGCACATCACATGCTGAGAAGCGTAAAAATGAGAAACAACGCAAGAGACGAAGATAAAGTGATGTGACGAACACTAACgagcacccacacacacccacacaccctctGTACCCAtggctgtgcgtgcgtgtgtctgggtGTAGGGCAACAGCCTCAAAGGCGACACGGTGCGTCGAGTCAGCCGCCCAGTGGCCGGCTCTGATCCGCTTCTTCTTGAAgcgctgccctccccccccccccccccgtatCAACGCACCCTCTttcacacactcacacacacacacacacagagcgtCACACAACGACGCCTGCCAGTAGGAGAACAACTCTTCTCCCTTTACGCTGCAAACCAGGAGCGGTAGCGCCCCTTGAGTTCCTGCAGCTGGGCGTCGTTGAGATCGAGAGGCTTTTCATCCTTGGCAAAGTCGGCGACGgccttcttctgctcctccgtgAGTTCCTTCGGCAACATGACCGCAAAGTGGATGTAGAAGTCACCCGTCTTGTTGTGGTTGGGGCGGTgcacgccgcggccgcgCAGCACGAGCTTGTCGCCTTGCTGCGTGCCGACGGGAACCCGTGTCTCGACCTCGCCCGTCAGGGTCGGCACGCGCACCGTGCCACCGAGCACCGCGGTGGAGAGGGTGATGGGGGTGATGACGTGGATGTCGCTGCCCTCGCGGTGGAAGACAGGGTCTTCCTCGACAGAGATTTCAATATAGAGGTTTCCAGGAGGACCGTTGCGCACCCCGGCCTCGCCCTTGCCCGTTACTTTCAGCCGCTCCTTGTTGTCCACACCTttcggcaccggcagcgtcTGTACACTGCGATCCTTTACGATGCCCTTGCCGCTACACTGCGTGCAGGTCGTTCGACCGAGCTCGCCGGTGCCACCGCAGTGGGTACAGTCCTGCTGCATATGAAAGAATCCCGTGGACATCACCTTCTtgccgcggccgccgcagTGTGGACATTTCGTGCGCGACCCCGTGTCCtggcagccgctgccagtacacgctccgcagcggcgcatcgTGTTGTAGCTAATCTCCTTCTGGCACCCGTTCACGGCGTCGAGAAATCGAAGCACAAGTTTGTAGTGGATGTCCGCCCCAGGCTCCGGGCCTTGCGGCTTGCGGGTCTTGTCCTTGCCGCTGTTGCTCATCTTCTGAAAGATCTCCTCGAAGTCGTTGAAGGAGAAGCCACCCTGACCACCGCCGGAGTGGTTGGCGTTGCCCATGTTCGCGAACGGGTTGCCGCCAGCCGCGAACGGGTTGCCACCGGCGCCGAAGGGGTTGAAGCCGCTGCCCGACCCGCCGAAGCCGCTGGCGGCACTGGCATTACCCGTCATGTCATACATACTGCGCTTCTGCGAATCGGAGAGGGTCTCGTAGGCCTGCTTTGCTTCCGCAAAGTCCtccgcggcggtggggctTGGGTTCACGTCGGGATGCAGTGCCTTGGCCCGCTTCTTGTAAGCAGATTTGATCTGCTCCGGTGTCGCGTTGCGCGCCACGCCCAGCACCGAGTAGAGATCCTTTTTCGACCCCCCGCTGGActgccagcggcggtgctgcaacaGCACCATCGATCCACCCATCGCAGAGTGCGCGGCGCCAAGCGAGCCGGCGGTCGCTGTCATCCGCCGCAGAGCCgcggtgcgcggcagcagatgCACTGCTCCATAGGTACGGTAgaggcgcgccgccgcggtcgaGTGAAAGGCGGCCAGCTGATAGGATACAGCGTTCatgaggagaagaggggagctCTATGGAAACCGCGCGTGCTTACCTGAAGCAGTGACACCCAAGCACACGAGTAAGAGATCCGATGCTGTGCGGGGGCGCGTGCAGAAGATGAACGTGGCGGGAGATGAAGGTGAggcgagcgagggaggggcagaCAGCAGACAGCGGTATGCGCGTCTGACTGGctgcagcgagagggagggtgcgATGCTTTGTGAAGTGCGAGATCGtccgaaaaggaaaaaatcTCGCAGAGCTCAGACAGACTTGTCTCCCTGGCAgcgctgtgcgtgtgtgggcgtggcCGTGACTGAataggggaggggtggtgggccggggtggggaagagaacgACGTCTTGTGCCTAGTCGCGTCCGTTCTCCGAGACGAAAGGGGGAGTGaaacggagggggggggcacacaGGCAGACGTCCACGCGTCGGGTTCTGGGAGCGTATCACTCCTTAACGCTTCGCTTCGGTGTTTATTTTTCCTTCACCAGGAACACTTCTTGCAGCTGGGCGAATCGGAGGAAGGGGACGGAGccgaaagagagcgaggcaaCGTAAgtgccaaaaaaaaaaaggggagggaggaggcatATAGACGAGGCGAAGACCGCAgtgcagcgagagggagCGGAAGGCGAAAATTGAGCAACACTTCCCCGTCGAGTGGGTCCAGTGCAAAGACGTGCTGCGACTCCTCACGTCTCTAATGCGCGCGCATCGTCGCAGAGGCGCACTGCGCAGCTCTCAATGGTGCGATCGCTTCCGCCTCATCCCATCATTCCGCTCCTCCCTTACGCACCAGCAGAGAGACGGATACGCCCGCGCGCCTGTTCTCCAAACCACCGGCATATGCGCATGGTGAGCATGCGCGGCCACGTGACCgcaggagggaaagaggagcgagagggagggaggggggcgggagaaaagaggggcaTCCGAGCAAAATGAAGACTGCAGAAGCGGGCAATGAACGGCCAGCGCCCCACTGCCCTCACGCCGCTCTGCTGCCGAGGTGGCTGCGGatgtttttctcttctccccgtTCGTCTGATTTGATTCGCTGGTTTGCTGGAGTCACAGGAGCCCGCGGAGAGTGATGAGGGCCGACGGGCAATGAACGAAGAGGTCGAGGATGGCGGCGTAGGGTGCTGAGCTAAGAGAacgggagggaggcgggggaTAGAGGTAGAGTGTGGCGCTCTCCCCTCGCCGCGATGCACCCACTGTATCCCTCTTCTTGGTGTTCTGCTCTCCTTCCACCATTGCTCCTGCACGTTCATCGTAACCGTCGTCGCCATCCTCGCCCCACAATTCTGACGTACGCCAACGCGCCCATGCCCGTGATGAGccaggagggagagagaaaggacaGTGCAAACGAGAAAGTAGCAaacgagaaggagagagcccACACAAACAAATGAAGAGAGTTGccatgagggggggggggagaggggaggggggcgctaCTCGGCGCAGTGCATGAGACATTCGCACGTACACCGACATGTCGGGGGGTTCCATCGAACTGCGCAACATTACGCAGAGAAACAGTCGTGTGTACGCGTAtgccggcgacgccgccggaGCCGCggtcccctctcctcctcatgcCAAaaggctgccgctgcagtagCCCACACGCACTCGTGTGTCTCCACGTTTCCACCCTGCTACTCGAGCTTACGCCATCACGTTGCGCATCGTGATCTTGCCCTTGGGGACGATCATCTTGCAGTGGAtgccgcgctgctcgagCTTGCCGGCATCGCGCAGAGCCTCGTACTCGGTGCGCAGGATGTTGGTGAAGCCCCAGTACTTGGATGTCACGATGATCTGGCGGCCAGGGAACTTCATCTTGGCGCGGCGCAGGGCCTCATAGGCCTGCGGCACGTACGCCTCCTTGGTGCGCATGGACAGCAGGATCTGACCGATGCGGACGCGGGCGCACACGCCGTTGGGCTTACCGAAGGCACCGCGCATGCCGGTCTGCAGACGATCGGCACCGGCGCAGGAGAGCATCTTGTTGATGCGCAGCACGTGGAAGGGGTGGGCGCGGATGCGCATGTGGAACACATCCTTGTTGGCCCGCTTCACCATGTACTTGTTGGCCTGAATGCgggccgcctccagcgcctcggACGCGATCTGCTCCAGCTCGCGGGACACGACGTGGATGCACACCGGGAACTCATCGACGGTGGCGCGACGGCGGCCAATGTCGAAGTTGCGGATCTTCGGATCCGGCACACCGCGGCAGAAGCGCGACTTCGGGTACGGCTTGTTCTTGCAGAACCGGTAGCAGCGGGATGGACGGCGGGCCATGCTTTCACCAGgatgtgtggggagggggtgtcCTCGACGAAGGGCGGAGCGCAGAGGCGGGTGCGAAGGAGAATCTCTCTACGAATGCGTGCGTGGATGCAGGGGTGGGTGTGAGAGAGTGACGGGAAAGACGTGTGGCAGAGgcacgggggaggggaggggcggagggaTGGGAGAGCGGTACAGTCCTTCAATCAGGTCTGCGCATCAgcagtgagggagggaggtgtgTCTTTGAGGTGTAGGGGCTCTGAAAGCGGCGCGGTGTATTTGCTGAAGCGCGGGGATGGAGCGCTCCAAACAcaccaagagagagagagtgtgtgtgaccGCCCAACTTAAACTTGCACTGGCCAGTTCAGCGTGCCCTCGCGCTTTGcctttgccttttcctcGTAATGGCCGTTGTggctccccccccttccaaCCTCCTCGAGTGCCGTGGGGATGATGCGGCATCGTATTGCTGAGGGTTTCGTTCGCTTGACTGCTGGGGAAATGACGTAAAatgaagggaaaagaaacgagCAAAAGTTAAATCAAGGGAGTACCCGGGAGCACgagcgcacccacacgcgcgctgaGCGACGCGCCCCACACCTCATTACCGCGgctcctgcggctgcaggatGAACACCTAAAGGAACGAGGAAGGCGAGCGCATCcgtgcgtgcggcggcgctgaggagagacgcacgcacgcagacagTAGCCTTTGTGCTCCCTTCTCAATCCTCTCCCTGTCGCTCCTTTATTGCTACCGCGATGACTGCCGTCAGTGGAGATGGTAACACGCGCAACATCCTCGTCGACCTGCCGTGAGGCGGTGATGTTTGAGTGGTCGCTCAGCGTTGACAGTGTGTGACGACGTGCTTCCTGCTTCCATCCTACATGGTCAGCTCCATGATGGTGTTGACGATGTCGCCGTTGTTGTTCTTCAGCGCCTTGATCGCCTTCTTGCGCGACACATTCGCCTGGCTCATCACCACGTTGATCTCCTTCTCGTCCAGGTCGCCGGCGcccacgtcgtcgtcgtcgtcgtcgtcctcttctGCGGCGGATACAGATGTTGTGGCGTCcgaggacgccgccgcggcgccagAGACGGCAGCCcgggcggcggcctcctgcgccagcgcgctTGTGTCCTCCAACTGCGCTTCTCCGAAGATCACGAAGGTGTTGGTGCCGGGGAAGCGGTACACCTCCGGCTGCACCATGGCGAAGGACAGGGAGCCGACCTTGCGGATGTTCACCTTCATTATGTTGAGCTCCGGCTTGAGGCCCATCTTGACCATGGCCTTGGCGTAGCGCTTCGACTGCTTCGCGTTCTGGGGCACCTCAGC
It includes:
- a CDS encoding putative chaperone protein DNAj gives rise to the protein MNAVSYQLAAFHSTAAARLYRTYGAVHLLPRTAALRRMTATAGSLGAAHSAMGGSMVLLQHRRWQSSGGSKKDLYSVLGVARNATPEQIKSAYKKRAKALHPDVNPSPTAAEDFAEAKQAYETLSDSQKRSMYDMTGNASAASGFGGSGSGFNPFGAGGNPFAAGGNPFANMGNANHSGGGQGGFSFNDFEEIFQKMSNSGKDKTRKPQGPEPGADIHYKLVLRFLDAVNGCQKEISYNTMRRCGACTGSGCQDTGSRTKCPHCGGRGKKVMSTGFFHMQQDCTHCGGTGELGRTTCTQCSGKGIVKDRSVQTLPVPKGVDNKERLKVTGKGEAGVRNGPPGNLYIEISVEEDPVFHREGSDIHVITPITLSTAVLGGTVRVPTLTGEVETRVPVGTQQGDKLVLRGRGVHRPNHNKTGDFYIHFAVMLPKELTEEQKKAVADFAKDEKPLDLNDAQLQELKGRYRSWFAA
- a CDS encoding putative 60S ribosomal protein L10, with translation MARRPSRCYRFCKNKPYPKSRFCRGVPDPKIRNFDIGRRRATVDEFPVCIHVVSRELEQIASEALEAARIQANKYMVKRANKDVFHMRIRAHPFHVLRINKMLSCAGADRLQTGMRGAFGKPNGVCARVRIGQILLSMRTKEAYVPQAYEALRRAKMKFPGRQIIVTSKYWGFTNILRTEYEALRDAGKLEQRGIHCKMIVPKGKITMRNVMA
- a CDS encoding nascent polypeptide associated complex subunit-like protein, copy 1 yields the protein MTAEEVQNVAAMADDEVPTLEAAEVPQNAKQSKRYAKAMVKMGLKPELNIMKVNIRKVGSLSFAMVQPEVYRFPGTNTFVIFGEAQLEDTSALAQEAAARAAVSGAAAASSDATTSVSAAEEDDDDDDDVGAGDLDEKEINVVMSQANVSRKKAIKALKNNNGDIVNTIMELTM